The following coding sequences are from one Shewanella putrefaciens window:
- the carA gene encoding glutamine-hydrolyzing carbamoyl-phosphate synthase small subunit, producing MEVALTKSALLVLEDGTVFTGTAIGADGLSVGEVVFNTSMTGYQEILTDPSYSRQIVTLTYPHIGNTGTNNEDIESNGVHACGLIIRDLPLIASSFRNQQSLSDYLKANNVVGIADIDTRKLTRILREKGAQAGCIMAGADLDEAKALDAAKAFPGLKGMDLAKEVTTKTAYPWRKGSWRLVGGLPEDTPASELKYKVVAYDYGVKQNILRMLVDRGCDVTVVPAKTSAAEVLAMNPDGVFLSNGPGDPEPCDYAIEAIQQILKTDTPIFGICLGHQLLALASGAKTLKMKFGHHGANHPVSNIEQGNVMITSQNHGFAADETTLPANIKVTHKSLFDGSLQGIHLTDKPAFSFQGHPEASPGPNDAAPLFDHFIDLIDIYRQNAK from the coding sequence ATGGAGGTCGCGTTGACAAAGTCTGCCTTACTCGTACTCGAAGATGGAACCGTATTCACTGGCACAGCAATTGGTGCCGATGGACTCTCTGTTGGTGAAGTTGTTTTTAACACTTCCATGACAGGTTACCAAGAAATTCTAACTGATCCATCCTACTCACGCCAGATTGTAACATTAACCTACCCCCACATTGGTAATACTGGTACCAATAATGAAGATATAGAATCCAATGGGGTTCACGCTTGTGGTCTTATCATTCGCGATCTTCCACTCATCGCAAGTAGTTTCCGCAATCAACAAAGCTTAAGTGATTATCTCAAAGCGAACAATGTCGTTGGCATAGCAGATATCGATACCCGCAAGTTAACGCGCATTCTCCGTGAAAAAGGTGCTCAAGCCGGTTGTATTATGGCTGGTGCAGACTTAGACGAAGCAAAAGCCCTTGACGCTGCCAAAGCTTTCCCCGGTTTAAAGGGCATGGATCTCGCTAAAGAAGTCACGACTAAAACTGCCTATCCATGGCGTAAAGGTAGCTGGCGTTTAGTGGGCGGCTTACCTGAAGATACGCCAGCAAGTGAGCTTAAATACAAAGTAGTAGCCTACGACTACGGCGTTAAGCAAAACATTTTGCGTATGTTGGTGGATCGCGGCTGCGACGTCACCGTGGTTCCTGCTAAAACCTCTGCCGCAGAAGTGTTAGCGATGAACCCAGATGGCGTATTCCTCTCGAATGGCCCTGGCGATCCAGAGCCATGTGATTACGCGATTGAAGCGATTCAGCAGATCCTGAAAACCGACACGCCGATTTTCGGTATCTGTTTAGGTCATCAGCTACTCGCGCTGGCCTCGGGTGCAAAAACCTTAAAGATGAAGTTTGGTCACCACGGTGCAAATCATCCTGTGAGCAATATCGAGCAAGGTAACGTGATGATCACTAGCCAAAACCATGGTTTTGCTGCCGATGAAACGACTTTACCCGCCAACATTAAAGTGACCCATAAGTCGCTATTTGATGGTTCACTGCAAGGTATTCATCTGACGGACAAACCTGCGTTCAGCTTCCAAGGTCACCCTGAAGCGAGCCCTGGTCCGAACGATGCCGCCCCGCTGTTCGATCACTTTATCGATCTAATCGACATATACCGTCAGAACGCTAAGTAA
- the dapB gene encoding 4-hydroxy-tetrahydrodipicolinate reductase gives MGGQVRVAIVGAGGRMGRTLIEAAYHQEHILLGAAIERAGSSLVGVDAGELAGVGKLNVIIMDSLDYATDDFDVLIDFTAPDASIVHLDWCVRHKKAMVIGTTGFNQAQKIQINAFAEQTPVVMAPNMSVGVNLMWKLLELAAEVMGDYTDIEIIEGHHRHKKDAPSGTALKMGEVIAKTLGRDLEKCAVYGREGITGERDRETIGFATIRAGDLVGEHTAMFADIGERLEITHKASSRMTFANGAMRAARWVVEQKPGLYDMQQVLGLN, from the coding sequence GAGCACATTCTTCTGGGCGCGGCAATAGAACGCGCAGGCTCAAGTCTAGTGGGTGTCGATGCGGGTGAGTTGGCGGGCGTGGGTAAGTTGAATGTCATCATTATGGATTCGCTTGATTATGCGACTGATGACTTTGATGTACTGATTGATTTCACCGCACCAGACGCCAGTATTGTCCATTTAGATTGGTGTGTTCGCCATAAGAAAGCCATGGTGATCGGCACAACGGGTTTCAATCAAGCTCAAAAAATACAGATTAATGCCTTTGCCGAGCAAACACCTGTAGTCATGGCGCCAAATATGTCAGTCGGTGTCAACCTAATGTGGAAATTGCTTGAACTGGCCGCAGAGGTCATGGGCGATTATACCGATATCGAAATAATCGAAGGTCATCACAGACATAAAAAAGATGCGCCATCGGGTACAGCTCTGAAAATGGGTGAGGTGATTGCTAAAACCTTAGGTCGCGATCTGGAGAAATGTGCAGTGTATGGCCGCGAAGGAATTACCGGTGAACGTGATCGTGAGACTATCGGTTTTGCGACCATTCGTGCTGGCGACTTAGTGGGTGAGCATACTGCGATGTTTGCCGATATCGGTGAGCGTTTAGAGATCACCCATAAGGCGTCGAGTCGTATGACCTTTGCTAACGGTGCCATGCGCGCAGCCCGTTGGGTCGTGGAGCAAAAACCGGGCTTGTATGATATGCAGCAGGTTTTAGGTTTGAATTAA
- the carB gene encoding carbamoyl-phosphate synthase large subunit yields MPKRTDIKSILILGAGPIVIGQACEFDYSGAQACKALREEGYRVILVNSNPATIMTDPEMADATYIEPIHWEVVRNIIAKERPDAILPTMGGQTALNCALELEAKGVLAEFNVEMIGATADAIDKAEDRSRFDKAMKSIGLECPRAGIAHSMEEAYGVLEQVGFPCIIRPSFTMGGSGGGIAYNKEEFEEICSQGLDLSPTKELLIDESLIGWKEYEMEVVRDRNDNCIIVCSIENFDPMGVHTGDSITVAPAQTLTDKEYQIMRNASMAVLREIGVETGGSNVQFGINPIDGRMVIIEMNPRVSRSSALASKATGFPIAKIAAKLAVGFTLDELMNDITGGRTPASFEPAIDYVVTKVPRFNFEKFAGANDRLTTQMKSVGEVMAIGRTFQESLQKALRGLEVSRNGLDPITDMSKPEAMSRIRLELKEPGCDRIWYIADAMRAGLGLDEIFRLTNIDPWFLVQIEELIKLEGVVAEAGLAGLDYDLLRKLKRKGFADARLADVLGVNEAEVRKLRDKFDLHPVYKRVDTCAAEFATDTAYMYSTYEEECEANPSDREKIMVLGGGPNRIGQGIEFDYCCVHAALALREDGYETIMVNCNPETVSTDYDTSDRLYFEPVTLEDVLEIVRIEKPKGVIVQYGGQTPLKLARALEAAGVPIIGTSPDAIDRAEDRERFQQAIQRLEMKQPENDTVTTVEGAVIAAERIGYPLVVRPSYVLGGRAMEIVYDQQDLLRYFNEAVSVSNASPVLLDHFLDDAIEVDIDAVCDGETVVIGAIMEHIEQAGVHSGDSGCSLPPYTLSQEIQDRMRVQVGKLAMELGVVGLMNVQFAVKDNEIYMIEVNPRAARTVPFVSKATGVPLAKIAARVMAGQSLKSQNFTKEVIPPFYSVKEVVLPFNKFPGVDPLLGPEMRSTGEVMGVGDTFAEAYAKAQLGATAEVPKSGRALLSVRNSDKKRVADLAAKLIELGYQIDATHGTAIILGEAGINPRLVNKVHEGRPHILDRIKNGEYTYIVNTTEGRQAIEDSRQLRRGALRYKVNYTTTMNAAFATCMAHAADDRTNVTSVQELHQRVLAE; encoded by the coding sequence ATGCCAAAACGTACAGATATAAAGAGTATTCTTATCCTAGGTGCAGGCCCGATTGTCATTGGTCAGGCATGTGAGTTTGACTATTCAGGCGCCCAAGCCTGTAAAGCACTGCGTGAAGAAGGTTACCGCGTCATTCTAGTGAACTCTAACCCTGCCACTATTATGACCGACCCTGAAATGGCCGATGCGACTTATATCGAGCCAATTCACTGGGAAGTGGTCCGCAATATTATCGCCAAAGAACGCCCTGACGCGATTCTGCCAACCATGGGCGGCCAAACCGCACTGAACTGCGCATTAGAACTCGAAGCCAAAGGTGTTTTAGCGGAATTTAATGTTGAAATGATTGGCGCGACTGCCGATGCGATTGATAAAGCCGAAGATCGTAGCCGTTTCGACAAAGCCATGAAGAGCATTGGCTTAGAGTGTCCACGTGCGGGTATCGCCCACAGCATGGAAGAAGCCTACGGTGTGCTCGAGCAAGTCGGTTTCCCTTGTATTATCCGTCCTTCATTCACTATGGGTGGCTCGGGTGGTGGTATTGCCTACAACAAGGAAGAGTTCGAAGAAATCTGTTCTCAAGGGTTAGATTTATCGCCAACCAAAGAGCTGCTAATCGATGAGAGCTTAATTGGTTGGAAAGAATACGAGATGGAAGTGGTTCGTGATCGTAACGACAACTGCATCATCGTCTGTTCTATCGAAAACTTCGATCCTATGGGCGTGCACACCGGCGACTCTATCACGGTTGCACCCGCGCAAACTCTGACAGACAAAGAATACCAAATCATGCGTAACGCCTCTATGGCCGTACTGCGTGAGATCGGTGTTGAAACGGGCGGTTCAAACGTACAGTTTGGTATTAACCCAATCGATGGCCGTATGGTGATCATCGAGATGAACCCAAGGGTATCGCGCTCATCTGCGCTGGCATCGAAAGCCACGGGATTCCCGATTGCAAAAATCGCCGCGAAGTTAGCAGTCGGTTTCACCCTTGATGAGCTGATGAATGACATTACGGGCGGTCGTACGCCAGCGTCATTCGAGCCTGCTATCGATTACGTTGTGACTAAAGTGCCACGCTTTAACTTTGAAAAGTTTGCTGGCGCGAATGACCGCTTAACCACACAGATGAAATCTGTGGGTGAAGTGATGGCCATCGGCCGTACTTTCCAAGAGTCATTGCAAAAAGCCTTGCGCGGTTTAGAGGTTAGCCGTAACGGTTTAGACCCTATCACTGATATGTCTAAACCTGAAGCGATGTCACGTATTCGCCTCGAGCTAAAAGAACCCGGTTGTGACCGTATTTGGTACATTGCCGATGCGATGCGTGCGGGTCTTGGCCTTGATGAAATCTTCCGTTTGACCAATATCGACCCTTGGTTCCTCGTGCAAATTGAAGAACTGATTAAACTCGAAGGCGTTGTTGCCGAGGCGGGTTTGGCGGGGCTGGATTATGATTTACTGCGTAAGCTTAAACGTAAAGGTTTTGCCGATGCGCGTTTAGCCGATGTATTAGGGGTGAATGAAGCTGAAGTGCGTAAGCTGCGTGATAAATTCGACCTGCATCCTGTCTACAAACGTGTAGATACCTGTGCGGCCGAGTTTGCGACTGACACGGCCTATATGTACTCGACCTATGAGGAAGAGTGTGAAGCCAATCCCTCTGATCGTGAAAAAATCATGGTATTAGGTGGTGGTCCAAACCGTATCGGTCAAGGTATCGAATTCGATTACTGTTGTGTGCATGCGGCATTAGCACTGCGTGAAGACGGTTATGAAACTATCATGGTCAACTGTAACCCTGAAACCGTTTCAACCGACTACGACACCTCAGATCGTCTGTACTTCGAGCCCGTCACTCTAGAAGATGTATTAGAAATCGTCCGTATCGAGAAGCCAAAAGGCGTTATCGTGCAGTACGGTGGCCAAACACCACTGAAACTGGCTCGCGCCCTTGAGGCCGCTGGTGTGCCAATTATTGGTACTAGCCCAGATGCGATTGATCGCGCTGAAGACCGTGAGCGTTTCCAGCAGGCGATTCAACGTCTGGAGATGAAGCAACCTGAAAACGATACTGTGACCACAGTTGAAGGTGCAGTGATTGCCGCTGAGCGTATCGGTTACCCGCTGGTGGTGCGTCCATCCTATGTTCTGGGTGGCCGTGCGATGGAAATCGTTTACGACCAACAGGACTTACTGCGCTACTTTAACGAAGCCGTAAGCGTATCTAACGCATCGCCAGTACTGTTAGACCACTTCTTAGATGATGCGATTGAAGTGGATATCGACGCAGTCTGTGACGGTGAAACTGTGGTTATCGGCGCCATCATGGAGCATATCGAGCAAGCTGGGGTTCACTCCGGTGACTCAGGCTGTTCCTTACCGCCATACACTTTAAGCCAAGAAATCCAAGATCGCATGCGCGTGCAAGTCGGCAAGTTAGCAATGGAACTTGGTGTCGTTGGCCTAATGAACGTACAGTTTGCCGTGAAAGATAACGAAATCTATATGATTGAAGTTAACCCACGCGCAGCCCGTACTGTGCCATTCGTGTCGAAAGCAACGGGCGTGCCTTTAGCTAAGATCGCGGCGCGAGTGATGGCAGGGCAAAGCTTGAAGTCGCAAAACTTCACTAAAGAAGTGATCCCACCTTTCTATTCAGTGAAAGAAGTGGTGTTGCCCTTTAACAAGTTCCCAGGTGTTGATCCATTGTTAGGCCCAGAAATGCGCTCTACTGGTGAAGTGATGGGCGTGGGTGATACCTTCGCCGAAGCTTATGCTAAGGCGCAGTTAGGTGCCACAGCAGAGGTGCCTAAGTCGGGCCGTGCATTATTGTCTGTGCGAAACAGCGATAAGAAACGCGTTGCTGATTTAGCGGCTAAGTTAATTGAGCTCGGTTACCAAATCGATGCGACCCATGGTACAGCCATTATTCTGGGTGAAGCGGGCATTAACCCACGTTTAGTGAACAAGGTACATGAAGGTCGTCCACACATTCTCGATCGCATCAAGAACGGTGAATACACTTATATCGTCAACACCACTGAAGGTCGTCAAGCGATTGAAGACTCTCGTCAATTGCGCCGCGGTGCACTGCGTTACAAAGTGAACTACACTACGACCATGAATGCTGCATTTGCCACCTGTATGGCCCATGCTGCTGATGACCGTACCAATGTGACATCAGTGCAAGAATTGCATCAACGCGTATTAGCTGAATAA